In Rhizobium sp. N324, a single genomic region encodes these proteins:
- the phnG gene encoding phosphonate C-P lyase system protein PhnG: MISADRTDAASQTASGRKRAADLLARAERSELQAVWDALPEKPATHPVRGPQTGLVMVRGRIGGGGAPFNLGEVTVTRATVRLDSGSVGHAQALGTDREKARLAAIFDALWQEEATKDFVERALLLPIAERIAAAERRKAEETAATRVDFFTMVRGDN; the protein is encoded by the coding sequence ATGATATCGGCGGACAGGACAGACGCTGCGTCACAGACGGCATCCGGGCGCAAACGCGCCGCCGATCTGCTGGCGCGCGCGGAACGCAGCGAACTCCAGGCAGTCTGGGATGCCTTGCCGGAAAAGCCCGCAACGCATCCGGTGCGCGGGCCGCAGACCGGGTTGGTGATGGTGCGCGGCCGCATCGGCGGCGGCGGCGCCCCCTTCAACCTCGGCGAAGTGACGGTGACCCGGGCCACGGTCCGGCTCGACTCCGGCTCTGTCGGACATGCCCAGGCGCTCGGCACCGACCGTGAGAAGGCCCGGCTTGCGGCGATCTTCGACGCACTCTGGCAGGAGGAGGCGACCAAGGATTTCGTCGAACGGGCGCTGCTTTTACCGATCGCTGAGCGGATCGCCGCTGCCGAACGCCGCAAGGCGGAGGAGACGGCGGCGACCCGCGTCGACTTCTTCACCATGGTCAGGGGAGACAACTGA
- the phnF gene encoding phosphonate metabolism transcriptional regulator PhnF — MAGLKQVQRQTGVALWRQIADRIREAIGNGAYDETGMVPPETVLALQFGVNRHTVRSALAALAQEGIVRAVQGRGTLIERKERLNFPITRRTRFTSGIGDQAREMRSLLLDEVQEEAGAEVARWLGLKQGEQVIRLETLRQADKRPVSKATSWFPAQRFAGIGEAYRKHESITKAFADLGLPDYVRATTEVTAAHANTADLADLELTPGAILLIAKAMNTDLDGVPVQYSISRFAADRVQFTIEN, encoded by the coding sequence ATGGCGGGATTGAAGCAGGTGCAAAGGCAGACCGGCGTGGCGCTCTGGCGCCAGATTGCCGACCGGATTCGTGAGGCGATCGGCAATGGAGCCTATGACGAAACCGGAATGGTGCCGCCGGAAACGGTCCTGGCGCTGCAATTCGGCGTCAACCGGCACACGGTGCGCAGCGCCCTGGCGGCCTTGGCGCAGGAGGGGATCGTCCGCGCGGTACAAGGTCGCGGCACGCTGATCGAGCGCAAGGAGCGGCTGAATTTCCCGATCACCCGGCGCACCCGCTTCACGTCAGGCATCGGCGACCAGGCGCGCGAGATGCGCAGCCTACTGCTCGATGAGGTGCAGGAGGAAGCAGGCGCCGAGGTCGCCCGCTGGCTGGGTCTGAAGCAGGGAGAGCAGGTGATCCGGCTGGAAACATTGCGTCAGGCGGACAAGCGGCCGGTGTCAAAAGCGACGAGCTGGTTTCCCGCCCAGCGCTTCGCCGGGATTGGTGAAGCCTATCGCAAGCACGAGTCGATCACCAAGGCCTTTGCCGATCTTGGCCTGCCGGACTATGTCCGTGCGACGACCGAAGTGACGGCCGCCCATGCGAATACGGCCGATCTGGCCGATCTGGAACTGACGCCCGGCGCGATCCTGCTGATCGCCAAGGCGATGAACACCGATCTTGACGGTGTGCCGGTGCAATATTCGATCAGCCGCTTTGCGGCCGACCGAGTGCAGTTCACGATTGAGAACTGA
- a CDS encoding 2,3-bisphosphoglycerate-dependent phosphoglycerate mutase has product MSGTLVLVRHGQSDWNLKNLFTGWKDPDLTALGIEEANAGGAALAEYGIKFDVAYTSVLVRAQHTLKLILDKVGQPDLPTIRDQALNERDYGDLSGLNKDDARAKWGEEQVHIWRRSYDVPPPGGESLRDTGARVWPYYLTEILPRVLRGEKVLVAAHGNSLRSLVMVLDKLTKEGVLALNLATGVPMVYTLKADSTVASKEVLGDMSGAH; this is encoded by the coding sequence ATGAGCGGAACCCTCGTCCTCGTTCGCCACGGCCAGAGTGACTGGAACCTGAAGAATCTCTTCACCGGCTGGAAGGATCCCGATCTGACGGCGCTCGGCATCGAGGAAGCCAATGCCGGCGGCGCCGCACTTGCCGAATACGGCATCAAATTCGACGTCGCCTATACCTCGGTGCTGGTGCGCGCGCAGCACACGCTGAAGCTCATCCTCGACAAGGTCGGTCAGCCCGATCTCCCGACGATCCGCGACCAGGCGTTGAACGAGCGCGATTACGGCGACCTCTCCGGCCTCAACAAGGACGATGCCCGCGCCAAATGGGGTGAGGAACAGGTGCACATCTGGCGCCGTTCCTACGACGTGCCGCCGCCCGGCGGCGAAAGCCTGCGCGACACCGGCGCCCGCGTCTGGCCCTATTATCTCACCGAAATCCTGCCGCGCGTGCTTCGGGGCGAGAAAGTGCTGGTCGCCGCACACGGCAATTCGCTGCGCTCGCTGGTCATGGTGCTCGACAAGCTGACCAAGGAAGGCGTGCTGGCCCTCAATCTCGCGACCGGCGTTCCGATGGTCTACACGCTGAAGGCGGATTCGACCGTGGCGTCGAAGGAAGTCCTCGGCGACATGTCCGGCGCGCATTGA
- the dapB gene encoding 4-hydroxy-tetrahydrodipicolinate reductase — MSDAAMKLVVVGAAGRMGQTLIRLIHSIEGATLHAAVERSDSPFIGKDAGEIAGLGPTGVIIGDDPLQAFLDAEGVLDFTSPAATVEFSGLAAQARIVHVVGTTGCSDDDNARIEAAARHARIVKSGNMSLGVNLLSVLAEQAARALEPADWDIEILEMHHKHKVDAPSGTALLLGEAAAKGRNIDLAAKSVRIRDGHTGARQAGTIGFATLRGGSVIGEHSVLFAGEGEIVTLSHSAADRSIFARGAIKAALWARDKKPGLYSMLDVLGLSSQ, encoded by the coding sequence ATGAGCGATGCTGCGATGAAACTGGTGGTGGTTGGCGCAGCCGGGCGCATGGGGCAGACGCTGATCCGGCTCATCCATTCGATCGAGGGCGCCACACTGCATGCCGCGGTCGAACGCAGCGATTCGCCCTTTATCGGCAAGGATGCCGGCGAGATCGCCGGTCTCGGCCCGACGGGCGTGATCATCGGCGACGATCCGCTCCAGGCCTTCCTCGACGCCGAGGGTGTGCTCGACTTCACCTCGCCGGCGGCGACAGTGGAATTTTCAGGGCTCGCCGCGCAGGCCCGCATCGTCCATGTCGTCGGCACCACCGGCTGCTCGGACGACGACAATGCCAGGATCGAGGCGGCAGCTCGCCATGCCCGTATCGTCAAGTCAGGCAATATGAGCCTCGGCGTCAATCTGCTCAGCGTGCTCGCCGAGCAGGCCGCCCGGGCGCTCGAGCCTGCTGATTGGGACATCGAAATCCTGGAAATGCACCATAAGCATAAGGTGGATGCGCCGTCCGGCACCGCCCTTCTGCTCGGCGAGGCCGCGGCCAAGGGGCGCAATATCGATCTCGCCGCCAAATCGGTTCGCATACGTGACGGTCATACGGGCGCCCGGCAAGCCGGAACGATCGGCTTTGCGACCCTGCGCGGCGGCTCCGTCATCGGCGAGCATTCCGTGCTTTTCGCCGGCGAAGGCGAGATCGTCACCCTGTCGCACAGCGCTGCCGACCGCTCGATCTTTGCGCGCGGCGCCATCAAGGCCGCACTCTGGGCGCGCGACAAGAAGCCGGGTCTCTATTCCATGCTCGACGTGCTCGGGCTTTCTTCCCAATAA